The following proteins are encoded in a genomic region of Ursus arctos isolate Adak ecotype North America unplaced genomic scaffold, UrsArc2.0 scaffold_32, whole genome shotgun sequence:
- the LOC113270441 gene encoding uncharacterized protein LOC113270441, translated as MNCFVNCTTLSGCSLLLMQRKSSTGILLRITQTPQNWRVGVSTESCFICKLTIKSQRPWLCPVPLPLSGLEEPGPEVNCSPQPHPSRGVSKAEVRAGVSAWCPGQLDHGNLNYEEVTVRKRKSSRQPIPQMEKKKKKIPLTMGCNQQILINITGSGPCLHRGQVLPRRSLCRPLSHFLWQKAPAEGWPSKTPEGGTTLVLLQLDGKPGPPVRLQGQGLRCPMSHSTHKTQPSNGGPTMQPPQCQAQEQLRRAEHSGQGSAGSPGQRRASQESSPPPHLPGSLLFREQAGLGPWPEKTSSWLEIPRALPHGLPAEEGSEAPSWRVCRTRANGQPPETPPLGPSHGEGQPHISLCGPLHPLGARALVKKQMAGPTQTLNQSPWG; from the coding sequence ATGAACTGCTTTGTAAACTGTACCACGCTAAGCGGATGTTCACTCCTGTTAATGCAAAGAAAGAGCAGCACAGGGATCCTTCTGAGAATTACTCAGACTCCCCAAAACTGGAGAGTTGGGGTTTCTACTGAGTCCTGTTTCATCTGTAAATTGACAATAAAATCACAGAGGCCCTGGCTttgccctgtccctctgcctctctcaggaTTAGAAGAACCAGGACCAGAGGTCAACTGCAGCCCTCAGCCACATCCAAGCAGGGGAGTGAGCAAGGCTGAGGTCAGAGCTGGCGTTTCTGCCTGGTGCCCTGGCCAGCTGGATCATGGTAACCTCAATTATGAAGAGGTCACAGTCAGAAAGAGGAAAAGTTCAAGGCAGCCCATTccacaaatggaaaagaaaaaaaaaaaaatcccactgacCATGGGTTGTAACCAGCAGATACTTATTAACATAACGGGATCAGGCCCCTGCTTACATCGAGGTCAGGTGCTTCCGAGGAGGTCCCTCTGCAGACCCCTCAGTCACTTTCTTTGGCAAAAAGCACCTGCTGAGGGCTGGCCTTCCAAGACCCCTGAAGGAGGGACTACACTAGTTCTCTTGCAGCTAGACGGGAAGCCAGGCCCCCCGGTCAGACTCCAAGGACAGGGTCTCCGCTGCCCTatgtcccacagcacacacaagACACAGCCAAGCAACGGTGGCCCCACCATGCAGCCACCGCAGTGCCAGGCACAGGAGCAGCTCAGGAGGGCAGAGCACAGCGGACAAGGCTCAGCAGGGTCTCCAGGGCAGAGGCGGGCGTCACAGGAaagctcccccccgccccatctccCTGGGAGCCTGTTGTTCAGGGAACAGGCAGGCCTTGGCCCATGGCCAGAGAAAACGTCCTCGTGGTTGGAAATTCCAAGAGCCCTGCCGCATGGTTTGCCTGCTGAGGAAGGGTCCGAAGCCCCTAGCTGGAGGGTCTGCAGGACAAGAGCTAACGGGCAGCCCCCAGAGACtcctcccctggggcccagccaTGGTGAGGGCCAGCCCCACATTTCTCTCTGTGGCCCCTTGCATCCCCTGGGGGCCAGAGCGCTGGTTAAAAAGCAGATGGCCGGCCCGACCCAAACCCTGAACCAGAGTCCCTGGGGGTGA